The following proteins are co-located in the Roseovarius arcticus genome:
- a CDS encoding PD-(D/E)XK motif protein, producing the protein MTGWSEEGLARAWRALARQEASEDWRFVHLTGMGAVSVEAGCHFPLGREALIVSFPSSWSVNPARLPEGKGFDVAIIEGQTVVAGKTAIALMRRPEGSPDIFAIMVIDVLRTLEAAAGTPNRDMIEAFLERVREWQAFMARTHRPLSPDAQIGLLGELWMLRLLADTSLGAGALDCWQGPLRAAQDFHVRGGAIEVKSTVRTGSFLARINSIEQLDGNRAPIFLCGFRFEENTDGFSLVDFVSELRERFKHAGVQRGFEALLMVMGYLDEHAPLYGRTLTLKDTRGFRSEGDMPRLTRAALPVAIRSAAYVLDLDALEVASVGITDLINEFGLE; encoded by the coding sequence ATGACTGGGTGGAGTGAAGAGGGGCTTGCACGGGCATGGAGAGCGCTCGCCCGCCAGGAAGCCAGTGAAGACTGGCGCTTTGTTCACCTCACCGGGATGGGCGCTGTCTCGGTTGAGGCAGGCTGCCACTTTCCCCTTGGACGAGAAGCGTTGATTGTCTCCTTTCCCAGCTCGTGGTCAGTGAACCCGGCACGGCTGCCTGAAGGCAAGGGATTCGATGTCGCCATTATCGAGGGTCAGACTGTCGTTGCTGGAAAGACGGCCATCGCCTTGATGAGACGGCCGGAAGGGTCGCCGGACATCTTCGCAATCATGGTCATCGATGTCTTGCGAACACTGGAAGCCGCAGCCGGCACGCCCAATCGTGATATGATAGAGGCCTTCCTTGAACGGGTCCGGGAGTGGCAGGCGTTCATGGCGCGAACGCACCGGCCTCTCTCACCCGATGCACAGATCGGCCTTCTCGGCGAATTATGGATGCTCAGATTGCTCGCGGACACCTCCTTGGGAGCCGGTGCTCTCGACTGCTGGCAGGGACCATTGAGGGCGGCGCAGGATTTTCACGTACGCGGCGGTGCGATCGAAGTGAAGAGCACGGTTCGGACCGGCAGCTTCCTTGCCCGGATCAATAGCATAGAGCAGCTGGATGGTAATCGGGCGCCCATTTTTCTTTGTGGGTTTCGATTTGAAGAAAACACGGACGGTTTTTCGCTCGTCGATTTTGTCTCCGAACTCCGCGAGAGATTTAAGCATGCTGGAGTGCAACGCGGCTTCGAAGCCTTGCTGATGGTGATGGGGTACCTCGACGAGCATGCGCCGCTCTATGGCCGAACGCTGACATTGAAGGATACGAGGGGATTTCGCTCGGAAGGTGACATGCCGCGCCTCACGCGTGCTGCCCTGCCAGTCGCCATCCGTTCAGCTGCATATGTGCTCGATCTCGATGCTCTGGAAGTCGCCTCCGTCGGCATTACCGATCTTATCAACGAATTTGGACTAGAATGA